Proteins encoded in a region of the Salminus brasiliensis chromosome 2, fSalBra1.hap2, whole genome shotgun sequence genome:
- the sting1 gene encoding stimulator of interferon genes protein, with the protein MGEEHVVPRPRGWAPAACAVGLGLIALVLVSLLDPNFIKGACELAALSLSLGALLHSLCLLTEELLFHSQQRYGGSFKRILHACFSKANVVGVFVVFIVLLLGGFTYTPQQGTFVVLTSTFYTLFKTLGLLGPAPVEISEVCETRKMNVAHGLAWSFYLGYLKLVLPELEEQVRKHFSETREMLSSVRLHILLPLSAAATARLEEVDHNVCYHKNLPELQLDRAGIRKRVYKHSIYKITDQNKEDYYCVVEYATPLLTLYQMSQDGFAGFSAWDRRQQVLLFYTTLSHILENSLECRNRYRLILLEDEQAAALPHYLSQELIKTLQQQEHEIPMVLAQELPCPVAEKGPLRAPVYVQHNGLQEEPPSSLPSLMISGPRPLRSIPVENTDYTHD; encoded by the exons ATGGGAGAGGAGCATGTGGTTCCGCGGCCTCGGGGGTGGGCTCCGGCCGCATGTGCAGTGGGGTTGGGTCTCATAGCACTGGTGTTGGTCAGCCTGCTGGACCCCAACTTCATCAAAGGAGCGTGTGAACTTGCTGCACTCTCTCTGAGCCTGGGTGCGCTGCTGCACAGCCTGTGTCTGCTCACAGAGGAGTTGCTGTTCCATTCGCAACAAAG GTATGGTGGGAGTTTCAAGCGGATACTTCACGCCTGTTTCAGCAAGGCTAATGTAGTTGGGGTGTTTGTGGTGTTTATAGTGCTGCTGCTGGGAGGTTTCACTTACACACCTCAGCAGGGGACTTTCGTGGTCCTAACCAGCACTTTTTACACTCTTTTCAAGACCCTTGGACTACTG GGTCCTGCTCCAGTGGAGATTTCGGAGGTGTGTGAGACTAGAAAGATGAATGTGGCTCATGGCCTGGCCTGGTCCTTCTACCTGGGCTATCTGAAACTTGTGCTACCAG agctggaggagcaggtgagAAAGCACTTCAGTGAGACCAGAGAAATGCTGAGCTCCGTCCGGCTCCACATCCTGCTGCCTCTGAGTGCAGCAGCCACAGCCAGGCTGGAGGAGGTGGACCACAACGTGTGCTACCACAAGAACCTGCCTGAGCTGCAGCTGGACCGGGCTGGGATCAGGAAGAGAGTCTACAAACATAGCATCTACAAAATCACAGACCAGAACAAAGAG gATTATTACTGTGTGGTAGAGTATGCCACCCCGCTGCTGACTCTGTATCAGATGTCCCAGGACGGCTTTGCTGGGTTCAGTGCATGGGACAGGAGGCAGCAGGTCTTGCTCTTCTACACCACCCTCTCTCACATTCTGGAGAATTCTCTGGAGTGCCGCAACCGCTACCGCCTCATTCTCCTCGAAG atgaacaggcagccgcATTACCTCATTACCTGTCCCAGGAGCTTATCAAGACCCTGCAGCAGCAGGAACACGAGATCCCCATGGTTTTGGCCCAGGAACTTCCCTGCCCTGTGGCAGAAAAGGGGCCATTGAGGGCTCCTGTGTACGTCCAGCACAATGGCCTTCAGGAGGAGCCACCCAGCTCCCTGCCCAGCCTGATGATCAGCGGCCCCAGGCCCCTGAGGTCGATTCCCGTGGAGAACACTGACTACACCCATGACTAG